The segment ACTACCGCGAGCACGCCAAAGAGCTGGGTAACGAGGTGCCGGCGGAGCTGCTCATCTTCCTCAAGCCGCCTTCTTCTGTGATCGGCCCGGGCGCGGAGATTCGCCGGCCGCAAGTCTCCCAGCGCGTGGACCACGAGGGCGAGCTGGGCGTGGTGATCGGGAAAGAGTGCCGACAGCTCGGCGAGAAGGACGACGTCCGCCCCTACATCCGCGGCTACACCTGCGTGAATGACGTGACCGCGCGCGACCTGCAGGACCGCGACGGCCAGTGGACCCGCGCCAAGGGCTTCGACACCTTCTGCCCCATCGGCCCCGTGGTGAGCGACGAGCTCGATCCCTGGAGCGGCGTCGAGGTCGAGACGCGGGTCAACGGCCAGGTGCGCCAGCGCGGCAACACCCGCGATTTCATCTTTTCCCTCGATGCTATAATCCGGTACGTCTCCGGCGTGATGACGCTGGTTCCCGGCGACGTGATTTCCACCGGGACGCCCGCGGGCGTGGGCCCCTTGCAAGCTGGAGACGTGGTGGAAGTCAGCGTTGAGGGCGTGGGAACACTGGGCAACCGGGTGGCCATTCCATGAAATTCTTTCTCGATACCGCCAACCTCAGCGAGATCCGCGAGGCCGCCTCGCTCGGCATCCTGGACGGCATCACCACCAATCCTTCGCTCATCGCCAAGGAAGGCAAGCCCTTCAAGGAGACCATCCTTGAGATCTGCAAGGTGGTGGACGGCCCGGTGAACGTCGAGGTCATCGCCACCGACTCCGGCGGCATGTGCAAGGAAGCGCACGACTACGTCACCTGGCACAAGAACGTGGTGGTGAAGCTGCCCACCACCCGCGAAGGACTGAAGGCCTGCAAGTGCCTCTCGCAGGAAGGCATCAAGACCAACCTCACGCTCTGCTTCTCGCCCAACCAGGCGCTCCTGGTGGCCAAGGCCGGCGGGACCTACGTGAGCCCCTTCGTCGGCCGCTTGGACGACATCAGCCACGTGGGCATGGACCTGGTGCGCCAGATCCTCCAGATCTACAAAAACTACAACTATCCCACGCAGGTGCTGGCCGCCTCGCTGCGCCATCCGCTGCACGTAGTGGACGCGGCGCTAGCCGGCGCGCACGTGGCCACCATGCCCTTGAAGGTGCTCGACCTGATGTTCAAGCATCCCCTCACCGACCGCGGCCTGGAGCAGTTCCTCAAAGACTGGGAGAAGGCGAAGAAAGATTGAATCATTGGGCCATTGATTCATTGAGCCATTGCCGGACCAATGCGCGGTTTTCAATGACCCAATGACTCAATGATTCAATCCGCGATGGGCCGCTTTCCCGCCTCGTCTCTCCTGGCCATTGCAGCTGCGGTGCTGCTGCTGGCGGGCGCGGGCCTGTGGCTGCGCAGCCGGCGCAAGACTCCGGAGCAGCTCGAGCGCGAGCGCCGCCTGCGCCTGAACGCCATGGGCCGCATCACCGACGGGACGGTGCTCGACGTCCACGAAGAGCGCGG is part of the Terriglobales bacterium genome and harbors:
- a CDS encoding fumarylacetoacetate hydrolase family protein, yielding MKYCRFQSESGGCYGLIETINGREVITPIFDPFAAEPHRAQMVHFPLVETKLLAPVTPTKIVCVGRNYREHAKELGNEVPAELLIFLKPPSSVIGPGAEIRRPQVSQRVDHEGELGVVIGKECRQLGEKDDVRPYIRGYTCVNDVTARDLQDRDGQWTRAKGFDTFCPIGPVVSDELDPWSGVEVETRVNGQVRQRGNTRDFIFSLDAIIRYVSGVMTLVPGDVISTGTPAGVGPLQAGDVVEVSVEGVGTLGNRVAIP
- the fsa gene encoding fructose-6-phosphate aldolase, producing the protein MKFFLDTANLSEIREAASLGILDGITTNPSLIAKEGKPFKETILEICKVVDGPVNVEVIATDSGGMCKEAHDYVTWHKNVVVKLPTTREGLKACKCLSQEGIKTNLTLCFSPNQALLVAKAGGTYVSPFVGRLDDISHVGMDLVRQILQIYKNYNYPTQVLAASLRHPLHVVDAALAGAHVATMPLKVLDLMFKHPLTDRGLEQFLKDWEKAKKD